From the genome of Venenivibrio stagnispumantis:
CACTTTTGACATATTTATATGGTTTTGCTTTAGGTTTTTCTTTGTTAAGAGGTATAAATGCTTCCCTTAGAATTTAATTTCTCACTCAAGGTATATATTGACATATTAAATATAAAACTTATTTTTATCTTAAAAGATTATTTTTAAAAGGTGAAAGATATGAAAATAAAAATATTAAAAGATGGTCCTTATTTGATAGAAGGTAGTATTCCGTTATACAGAGAAATAATGGTTAAATATAAAATGCTTATACCTGAAAGATGGGAGAAGGTAGAGAAATTTGAAACAAAAGAAAGTTATGCTCTTTGTAGATGTGGATTGTCTAAAAATAAACCTTTTTGTGATGGTTCACACAAAAAAGGATTCAATGGTGAAGAAACTGCCGAGGATAAGCCTTTTAATGAAATAGCAAAAAAGTTTGAAGGTAAAAATTTTGATTTATTAGATGCAAAACCATTATGTGCATCAGCAAGATTTTGTATAAAAAAAGAAGGTGTATGGGAAGCTATAAAAAAAGAAGAAAATGAAATTGAAGAAATAAAGCAGATGGTTTTTAACTGTCCATCCGGAAGATTGGTCTTAATTGATAAAAATGGAAATCCGGTAGAACCAAATTTTGAAAAAGAAATTTCTATATTAGAAGATAATCTAACCGGTGTAAGCAGTGCTATATGGGTAAAGGGAGGTATACCTATAGAATCTTCCAAAGGATTTATTTATGAAATCAGAAACAGAGTAACCCTTTGCCGATGTGGAAAGTCTTCAAACAAACCTTTTTGCGATGGTACTCATCTAAAAATTAA
Proteins encoded in this window:
- a CDS encoding CDGSH iron-sulfur domain-containing protein, with protein sequence MKIKILKDGPYLIEGSIPLYREIMVKYKMLIPERWEKVEKFETKESYALCRCGLSKNKPFCDGSHKKGFNGEETAEDKPFNEIAKKFEGKNFDLLDAKPLCASARFCIKKEGVWEAIKKEENEIEEIKQMVFNCPSGRLVLIDKNGNPVEPNFEKEISILEDNLTGVSSAIWVKGGIPIESSKGFIYEIRNRVTLCRCGKSSNKPFCDGTHLKIKFQDEKYFSGGDKKWII